In one Sphingomonas sanguinis genomic region, the following are encoded:
- a CDS encoding class I SAM-dependent methyltransferase → MDWRGRVGDVWAAEWRRTDRSLADISRHLDAAITSVAPETGHALDIGSGAGATSLALRAVRPGLRVTGVDLSSELVAVAQRRAVEDAGDALRFRCGDALAVAADEGPLDLLCSRHGVMFFPDPVVALASLRRAVRDGARLVFSCFAERAANGFATLADSAIGLAPPQDEGYAPGPFAFADMDQVGAWLTESGWHPDNVARVPFDYMVGEGDNPVEDALSFLSQIGPAARAMAQAAPPERQRIEDALRMALEKYRAGNRIALPATAWIWRATT, encoded by the coding sequence ATGGATTGGCGCGGCCGCGTCGGAGATGTCTGGGCGGCGGAATGGCGTCGCACCGATCGCAGTCTGGCGGATATTTCTCGGCACCTCGATGCGGCGATCACCTCGGTCGCGCCGGAAACGGGCCATGCGCTGGACATCGGTAGCGGCGCGGGTGCGACGAGCCTGGCGTTACGGGCGGTCCGGCCGGGGCTGCGTGTGACGGGTGTCGACCTGTCGTCGGAGCTGGTGGCGGTGGCGCAACGGCGGGCAGTCGAGGATGCGGGTGATGCTCTGCGCTTCCGATGCGGCGATGCGCTGGCCGTGGCGGCTGACGAAGGACCACTCGATCTGTTGTGCTCGCGTCACGGCGTGATGTTCTTTCCCGATCCGGTGGTGGCTCTGGCCAGCTTGCGGCGGGCCGTGCGTGATGGGGCGCGGCTGGTCTTCTCCTGTTTTGCGGAGCGAGCCGCCAATGGTTTCGCGACGCTGGCCGACTCGGCGATCGGCCTCGCGCCGCCGCAGGACGAGGGCTATGCACCCGGTCCCTTCGCCTTTGCCGATATGGACCAGGTCGGGGCGTGGCTTACGGAAAGCGGATGGCACCCCGACAACGTCGCGCGCGTGCCCTTCGACTATATGGTGGGAGAAGGGGACAACCCGGTCGAGGACGCATTGTCCTTTCTGTCGCAAATCGGCCCCGCCGCGCGCGCGATGGCGCAGGCCGCCCCGCCGGAGCGCCAGCGCATCGAAGACGCCCTACGCATGGCTCTGGAGAAATACCGTGCGGGGAACCGGATCGCACTTCCCGCAACAGCATGGATTTGGCGGGCGACGACTTAG
- the recA gene encoding recombinase RecA, whose product MAANLKVIETGMATANADRQKALDAALAQIDRAFGKGSAMKLGQKEAMQVEAISTGSLGLDIALGVGGLPRGRVIEVYGPESSGKTTLALHVIAEAQKMGGTAAFVDAEHALDPVYAKKLGVNIDELIVSQPDTGEQALEITDTLVRSNAIDVLVVDSVAALVPRAEIEGEMGDSHVGLQARLMSQSLRKLTGSISRSRCMVIFINQLRMKIGVMYGNPETTTGGNALKFYASVRLDIRRTGAIKDREEVTGNATRVKVVKNKVAPPFKQVEFDIMYGEGISKIGEILDLGVKAGLVEKSGSWFSYDSVRIGQGRENAKNYLRDNPDMADRLERAIRQRTEKVAEEMMTGPDAEDDI is encoded by the coding sequence ATGGCCGCCAATCTGAAAGTGATCGAAACAGGCATGGCAACCGCAAACGCAGACCGGCAAAAGGCGCTGGACGCCGCACTCGCCCAGATCGACCGGGCATTCGGCAAGGGCTCGGCGATGAAGCTGGGCCAGAAGGAAGCGATGCAGGTCGAGGCGATCTCGACCGGCTCGCTCGGCCTCGACATCGCGCTCGGTGTCGGCGGCCTGCCGCGCGGCCGCGTGATCGAGGTCTATGGCCCTGAATCCTCGGGCAAGACCACGCTGGCGCTGCACGTCATCGCCGAGGCGCAGAAGATGGGCGGCACCGCTGCCTTTGTCGACGCCGAACACGCGCTCGACCCCGTCTATGCCAAGAAGCTGGGCGTCAATATCGACGAACTGATCGTGTCGCAGCCGGATACCGGCGAGCAGGCGCTGGAGATCACCGATACGCTGGTCCGTTCGAATGCGATCGACGTGCTGGTGGTCGACTCGGTGGCCGCCCTTGTACCGCGCGCGGAAATCGAGGGCGAGATGGGCGACAGCCATGTCGGCCTTCAGGCCCGTCTGATGTCGCAGTCGCTTCGCAAGCTGACCGGCTCCATCAGCCGTTCGCGCTGCATGGTGATCTTCATCAACCAGCTGCGCATGAAGATCGGCGTGATGTACGGCAACCCGGAGACGACGACGGGCGGCAACGCGCTGAAATTCTATGCCTCGGTCCGGCTCGACATCCGTCGCACCGGCGCGATCAAGGATCGCGAGGAAGTGACCGGCAACGCGACCCGTGTGAAGGTCGTGAAGAACAAGGTTGCACCGCCGTTCAAGCAGGTCGAATTCGACATCATGTACGGCGAAGGCATTTCCAAGATCGGCGAAATCCTCGACCTGGGCGTCAAGGCGGGTCTGGTCGAGAAGTCGGGCAGCTGGTTCTCCTACGACTCGGTCCGCATCGGGCAGGGGCGTGAGAATGCCAAGAATTACCTGCGCGACAATCCCGACATGGCCGATCGTCTGGAACGGGCGATCCGCCAGCGGACCGAAAAGGTCGCCGAGGAAATGATGACCGGCCCGGATGCCGAGGACGACATCTGA
- a CDS encoding 4-(cytidine 5'-diphospho)-2-C-methyl-D-erythritol kinase, which translates to MTVIVETAPAKINLALHVRRRRDDGYHELETLFAFCRDGDVVTVERADKPSLTLTGPFASVLAGESQDDNLVMRAARGFGARFGVSAAHAITLDKHLPVASGIGGGSADAAATLRALARLHGVATDDPALFRLAAELGADVPACLLGRTARGEGKGDALQPLEPLGEKPVLLVNPGVGVSTAAVFGRWDGVDWGALEQGDAMAVAAAGRNDLEPPARAIAPQIDAVLALLAQAPGVELARMSGSGATCFAIFGDTGTRDAAAQAAREQGWWALPTFLR; encoded by the coding sequence ATGACCGTTATCGTCGAAACCGCCCCGGCCAAGATCAACCTGGCGCTCCATGTCCGCCGCCGTCGCGATGACGGCTATCACGAGCTGGAGACGCTGTTCGCCTTTTGCCGCGATGGCGATGTCGTGACGGTGGAGCGGGCGGACAAACCCAGCCTCACGCTGACCGGCCCGTTCGCCAGCGTGCTGGCGGGCGAGTCGCAGGACGATAATCTCGTCATGCGCGCGGCGCGTGGTTTTGGCGCTCGGTTCGGGGTGAGCGCTGCCCATGCGATCACTCTCGACAAGCATCTGCCGGTCGCTTCGGGCATCGGCGGCGGATCGGCGGATGCGGCGGCGACGTTGCGGGCGTTGGCGCGCTTGCACGGCGTTGCGACCGACGATCCCGCATTGTTCAGGCTGGCGGCCGAACTGGGCGCGGATGTTCCGGCCTGCCTGCTCGGCCGGACCGCTCGCGGCGAAGGAAAAGGCGATGCGCTTCAGCCGCTCGAGCCGCTGGGGGAGAAACCCGTCTTGCTGGTCAATCCAGGGGTTGGCGTTTCGACGGCGGCGGTGTTCGGGCGGTGGGACGGTGTCGACTGGGGCGCGCTGGAGCAGGGTGACGCGATGGCGGTCGCGGCGGCGGGGCGCAACGACCTGGAGCCGCCCGCGCGCGCCATCGCGCCGCAGATCGATGCGGTGCTCGCGTTGCTTGCGCAGGCGCCGGGCGTGGAACTGGCGCGGATGTCGGGATCGGGGGCGACCTGCTTTGCGATTTTCGGCGATACCGGGACGCGCGATGCGGCGGCGCAAGCGGCGAGAGAACAGGGCTGGTGGGCGCTGCCGACTTTTTTGCGATAG
- a CDS encoding electron transfer flavoprotein-ubiquinone oxidoreductase produces the protein MSERESMPYDVVIVGAGPAGLSAAIRLKQLAVEQGGELAVCVLEKGSEVGAHILSGAVIDPIALDELLPDWREDGCPLAEVPVTENLHWILSATKQRNLPHALTPPFMHNKGTYTGSLGNLCRWLAGKAEELGVEIFPGFAAAEILFHEDGRVKGVATGDMGVARDGTHKPDYQPGLELHAKYTFFAEGVRGHLSKEIIRQFDLARDSDPQVYGLGIKELWDIDPAKHVPGRVIHTQGWPLGHDANGGGFIYHQAGGQVALGFVTWLNYTNPYISPFQEMQKWKTHPVIAELLKGGKRVSYGARAINDGGLQAIPKLTFPGGVLVGCSAGFLNVPRIKGTHGAMKSAMLAAEAAFAAVQAGREGDELTDYPEAFRASWLHKELSTVRNVVPLVKKYGDTLGSGLAGATMWAEHFGLKMPFTMKHKPDHESLWRKDQVKKPDYPKPDGVLTFDRLSSVFLSNTNHEEDQPVHLTLKNADVPIAHNLPLFDEPAQRYCPAGVYEVVGVEEGDPKFVINAQNCVHCKTCDIKDPTQNINWVVPEGGGGPNYPNM, from the coding sequence ATGAGCGAACGCGAATCGATGCCTTATGACGTGGTGATCGTCGGCGCGGGTCCGGCGGGCCTGTCGGCGGCGATCCGCCTGAAACAGCTTGCGGTCGAGCAGGGCGGCGAACTGGCCGTCTGTGTCCTCGAAAAGGGATCGGAGGTCGGCGCGCATATCCTGTCGGGCGCGGTGATCGATCCGATCGCGCTCGATGAGTTGCTGCCCGACTGGCGCGAGGATGGCTGTCCGCTGGCCGAGGTGCCGGTGACGGAGAATCTCCACTGGATTCTGAGCGCCACCAAGCAGCGCAATCTGCCGCACGCTCTGACCCCGCCCTTCATGCACAACAAGGGCACCTATACCGGAAGCCTCGGCAATCTGTGTCGCTGGCTGGCGGGAAAGGCCGAGGAGCTGGGCGTCGAAATTTTCCCCGGCTTCGCCGCCGCCGAGATCCTGTTTCATGAGGATGGTCGGGTAAAGGGCGTCGCGACCGGCGACATGGGCGTAGCGCGCGACGGCACGCACAAGCCCGATTACCAGCCGGGCCTGGAGCTGCACGCCAAATACACCTTCTTCGCCGAAGGTGTTCGCGGGCATCTGTCCAAGGAAATCATCCGCCAGTTCGATCTGGCCCGCGACAGCGATCCGCAGGTCTATGGTCTCGGCATCAAGGAGCTGTGGGACATCGATCCCGCCAAGCATGTGCCGGGCCGCGTGATCCATACCCAGGGCTGGCCGCTGGGGCATGACGCCAATGGCGGCGGCTTCATCTATCACCAGGCGGGGGGCCAAGTCGCGCTCGGCTTCGTGACGTGGCTCAACTACACCAACCCCTATATCTCCCCGTTCCAGGAGATGCAGAAGTGGAAGACCCACCCGGTCATCGCCGAGTTGCTCAAGGGCGGCAAGCGCGTCTCCTATGGCGCACGCGCGATCAATGACGGCGGGCTTCAGGCGATCCCGAAGCTCACCTTCCCGGGCGGCGTGCTGGTCGGCTGTTCAGCTGGCTTCCTGAATGTGCCGCGAATCAAGGGCACGCACGGCGCAATGAAGTCAGCAATGCTGGCGGCCGAGGCGGCCTTCGCCGCCGTGCAGGCCGGGCGGGAGGGTGACGAACTGACCGATTATCCGGAGGCGTTCCGTGCGTCCTGGCTTCACAAGGAGCTGTCGACCGTCCGCAACGTCGTGCCGCTGGTCAAGAAATATGGCGACACGCTGGGCTCGGGTCTGGCGGGCGCGACCATGTGGGCCGAGCATTTCGGCCTGAAGATGCCCTTCACCATGAAGCACAAGCCCGATCACGAAAGCCTGTGGCGCAAGGATCAGGTGAAGAAGCCGGACTATCCCAAGCCCGACGGCGTGCTGACCTTCGACCGCCTGTCCTCGGTGTTCCTGTCGAACACCAATCACGAGGAGGACCAGCCGGTCCATCTGACGCTGAAGAACGCGGATGTGCCGATCGCGCACAACCTGCCCTTGTTCGACGAGCCCGCGCAACGCTACTGTCCCGCCGGTGTTTACGAGGTGGTGGGCGTGGAAGAGGGCGATCCGAAATTCGTGATCAACGCCCAGAACTGCGTCCACTGCAAGACGTGCGACATCAAGGACCCGACCCAGAACATCAACTGGGTGGTGCCGGAAGGTGGCGGAGGACCCAATTATCCCAATATGTAA
- a CDS encoding uracil-DNA glycosylase, producing the protein MGALSTFDTVPLNGALAASALDWWHDAGVDVLVEDDPRDWMAPEPVRAPLVMPGQAPAAALPIPAPATSLPDTLEAFLAWRLSDAAPEATWDGISLTATGPADAALMVLVDCPDRDDGDAGQILSGAPGRLFDRMLAAMGLSRETVHVASVCARRPIAGRTPAGVETRLAEIALHHVGLVAPRGLLLLGNAASRAVLGTELTDARGHSHVIDHKSGKTNVVATFHPRFLIEKPMAKAESWKDLQRVMGDLRA; encoded by the coding sequence ATGGGGGCTCTCTCAACGTTCGACACAGTACCGCTCAACGGTGCCCTGGCCGCCAGTGCCCTGGACTGGTGGCATGATGCGGGCGTCGACGTGCTGGTCGAGGACGACCCCCGCGACTGGATGGCGCCGGAGCCGGTGCGCGCGCCGCTCGTCATGCCTGGCCAGGCGCCCGCCGCCGCCCTGCCCATCCCGGCTCCGGCAACATCGCTGCCCGACACGCTGGAGGCGTTCCTGGCCTGGCGGCTGTCCGATGCCGCGCCGGAGGCAACATGGGACGGCATTTCGCTCACCGCGACCGGGCCCGCCGATGCCGCGCTGATGGTGCTGGTCGACTGTCCCGACCGCGATGACGGCGATGCCGGTCAGATTCTGTCGGGTGCGCCGGGGCGGCTGTTCGACCGGATGCTGGCCGCCATGGGCCTGTCGCGCGAGACCGTCCATGTCGCCTCGGTCTGCGCGCGGCGGCCGATCGCGGGAAGAACGCCCGCCGGGGTGGAGACGCGGCTGGCCGAGATCGCGCTGCACCATGTGGGTCTGGTCGCCCCGCGCGGCCTGTTGCTGCTCGGCAATGCGGCGAGCCGTGCCGTGCTCGGGACCGAATTGACCGACGCGCGCGGACATTCACATGTCATTGACCATAAAAGCGGAAAAACGAACGTCGTCGCCACGTTCCACCCGCGCTTCCTGATCGAGAAGCCGATGGCGAAGGCGGAAAGCTGGAAAGACTTGCAAAGGGTCATGGGGGATTTGCGCGCATGA
- a CDS encoding lytic transglycosylase domain-containing protein, protein MKLGRTIAKGTTIGALLTVVSGAALAAEPVPNADVRSPAALKAPPAIPALLDADQKAGYMRVFAAIRDSRWTDAQLELDALKPGPLHAIARAELYTAKGSPKVEVERLVALLNEAPELPQAEQLARLARSRGAHDLPPLPEAHTLIWQDGAPRRTRAKSVRSDQIAADLAAKMQPFVKADDGPSARALLESTQGLSPEALTEWQQKVAWIYFLSGDDANARMLAAQAAEGSGDWAVQGRWTVALSAWRQNDCQAAATAFEGTAARATDVDLRAAALYWAARADMVCGRPDKIEGRLRSASQFRESFYGQLARQALGMRGDREPKGQLVATDWAALDRRPNILVAAALVEVGETDLADQVIRQQARIGQPTEFRSLVRLAESLDLPATTVWLAHNCPAGVTATAEARYPTPNWAPDSGWRVEKALVYAHTLQESGFRNKVVSPAGAYGLMQIMPAAATDFARERGVSIDRSALTKPSTNMDIGQRHLERLRDMTGVTGGLLPKVIAAYNAGPKPVGEWNSLVRDNGDPLLYIESIPYWETRGYVTMVLRNYWMYESQTGKPKSPSRAALAQGLWPRFPGLPGASAIRLQRPNVAQVSVTPKTTIALNATVSPQSNTTMPQAN, encoded by the coding sequence ATGAAGCTGGGCCGGACGATCGCGAAGGGCACTACCATCGGGGCTTTGTTGACGGTCGTTAGCGGTGCAGCCCTTGCCGCCGAGCCCGTCCCAAACGCCGACGTCCGCAGCCCCGCCGCGCTCAAGGCTCCACCCGCCATCCCCGCACTGCTCGATGCCGATCAGAAAGCGGGCTATATGCGCGTCTTCGCGGCGATCCGGGATAGCCGTTGGACCGACGCGCAACTCGAACTCGACGCGCTCAAGCCCGGTCCGCTCCACGCCATCGCGCGCGCCGAACTCTACACCGCCAAGGGTTCGCCCAAGGTGGAGGTCGAGCGGCTGGTCGCCCTGCTGAACGAAGCGCCCGAATTGCCCCAGGCCGAGCAGCTGGCCCGCCTCGCCCGCTCGCGCGGCGCGCATGACCTGCCGCCGCTGCCCGAGGCGCACACGCTGATCTGGCAGGATGGCGCCCCCCGCCGCACCCGCGCCAAGAGTGTGCGCAGCGACCAGATCGCCGCCGATCTGGCCGCCAAGATGCAGCCCTTCGTCAAAGCGGATGACGGCCCCTCCGCGCGCGCGCTGCTCGAATCGACGCAAGGTCTGTCGCCCGAGGCGCTGACCGAGTGGCAGCAGAAGGTCGCCTGGATCTATTTCCTCAGCGGCGACGACGCCAATGCCCGCATGCTGGCGGCGCAGGCCGCCGAAGGATCGGGCGACTGGGCCGTACAAGGTCGTTGGACCGTCGCCCTGTCCGCATGGCGACAGAATGACTGCCAGGCCGCCGCGACCGCTTTCGAGGGCACGGCGGCGCGCGCCACCGATGTCGATCTGCGCGCCGCCGCGCTCTATTGGGCCGCGCGCGCCGACATGGTCTGCGGCCGTCCCGACAAGATCGAGGGCCGCCTGCGCTCCGCCTCGCAATTCCGCGAGAGCTTTTATGGCCAGCTCGCCCGCCAGGCGCTGGGGATGCGCGGCGATCGCGAGCCCAAGGGACAGCTGGTCGCCACCGATTGGGCCGCGCTGGATCGCCGCCCCAATATCCTGGTCGCCGCCGCGCTGGTCGAAGTCGGCGAGACCGACCTCGCCGATCAGGTCATCCGCCAACAGGCGCGGATCGGCCAGCCGACCGAGTTCCGTAGCCTCGTCCGCCTCGCCGAATCGCTGGACCTGCCCGCGACCACGGTCTGGCTGGCGCACAATTGCCCGGCAGGCGTGACCGCCACCGCCGAGGCACGCTATCCGACGCCAAACTGGGCGCCCGACAGCGGCTGGCGCGTCGAAAAGGCACTGGTCTATGCCCATACGCTTCAGGAAAGCGGCTTCCGCAACAAGGTGGTCAGCCCGGCGGGCGCCTATGGCCTGATGCAGATCATGCCCGCCGCCGCGACCGATTTCGCGCGCGAGCGTGGCGTGTCGATCGATCGCAGCGCGCTGACCAAGCCGTCGACCAATATGGACATCGGCCAGCGCCATCTGGAGCGCCTGCGCGACATGACCGGCGTGACCGGCGGCCTGCTGCCCAAGGTGATCGCGGCCTATAATGCCGGGCCGAAGCCGGTCGGCGAATGGAACAGCCTGGTCCGCGACAATGGCGATCCGCTGCTCTATATCGAAAGCATTCCCTATTGGGAGACGCGCGGTTACGTCACCATGGTCCTGCGCAACTATTGGATGTACGAGAGCCAGACCGGCAAGCCGAAGTCGCCCAGCCGCGCGGCATTGGCGCAAGGGCTGTGGCCGCGCTTCCCGGGCCTGCCGGGTGCTTCCGCGATCCGCCTGCAACGGCCGAACGTCGCACAGGTGAGCGTGACGCCCAAGACCACCATCGCTCTGAATGCGACGGTCAGCCCGCAGTCGAATACGACGATGCCTCAGGCGAACTGA
- the moaB gene encoding molybdenum cofactor biosynthesis protein B, translating into MPIDTTRSFTPVRIAVLTVSDTRSLAEDRSGDTLVGLLTEAGHELADRTILRDDADEIVAQLNRWIDDASIDCILTTGGTGVTGRDVTPEAVERVATKMIPGFGELFRWLSFQTIGTSTIQSRACACVARGTYIFALPGSTGAVKDAWNGILRDQLDNRHRPCNFVELMPRLLER; encoded by the coding sequence ATGCCCATCGACACGACCCGCAGCTTCACTCCCGTCCGCATCGCCGTGCTGACCGTCTCCGACACGCGCTCGCTGGCCGAGGACCGGTCCGGCGACACGCTGGTCGGCCTGCTCACCGAGGCGGGTCATGAACTGGCCGACCGCACCATCCTGCGCGACGACGCGGACGAGATCGTCGCCCAACTCAACCGCTGGATCGACGACGCCAGCATCGACTGCATTCTGACCACCGGCGGCACCGGCGTGACCGGTCGCGACGTCACCCCCGAGGCGGTCGAGCGGGTCGCGACCAAGATGATCCCCGGCTTTGGCGAACTGTTCCGCTGGCTGAGCTTCCAGACGATCGGCACCTCGACCATCCAGTCGCGCGCCTGCGCCTGCGTCGCACGCGGCACCTATATCTTCGCGCTGCCGGGCTCGACCGGCGCGGTCAAGGACGCCTGGAACGGCATCTTGCGCGACCAGCTCGACAACCGCCACCGCCCCTGCAACTTCGTCGAGCTGATGCCCCGCCTGCTGGAGCGCTGA
- a CDS encoding VOC family protein, with protein sequence MARLEYLELPVGDRAAAKHFYAEAFGWTFTDFGPDYAATMSGDTDVGLDAASDKVKAPLPVIRVDDLEATLSAVEAAGGSIVVPIFAFPGGRRFHFRDVDGHELAAMQAD encoded by the coding sequence ATGGCGCGTCTGGAATATCTCGAATTGCCGGTCGGCGATCGGGCGGCGGCGAAGCATTTTTATGCAGAGGCGTTTGGCTGGACCTTCACCGACTTCGGGCCGGATTATGCCGCGACGATGAGCGGTGATACTGATGTCGGACTCGATGCCGCATCGGACAAGGTGAAGGCCCCGCTGCCGGTCATCCGTGTCGACGATCTTGAGGCGACGCTTTCCGCCGTGGAGGCGGCGGGCGGGTCGATCGTGGTGCCGATTTTTGCTTTTCCCGGTGGGCGGCGCTTTCACTTCCGCGATGTCGACGGGCATGAACTGGCGGCGATGCAGGCGGACTGA
- a CDS encoding PA0069 family radical SAM protein: MSKIASRGATHNATSRRFALPEREMDGDWLDAQSLVDGAPPPLRTSVAVLTPRTILTRNTSPDVPFSQSINAYAGCEHGCIYCFARPTHAYHDLSPGLDFESRLFAKPDAAALLRAELAKPGYRVAPIALGTNTDPYQPIEGEWRITRSILEVLAETDHPVAITTKSDRVVRDIDILGQMAAKGLATVCVSVTSLDAKVARTMEPRAPTPERRLAAVATLAAAGIPTYVSIAPVIPAITDHEIEHLVARAAQAGARHAFFIPIRLPHEVAPLFRAWLDTHYPERAGKVMAIIRSLRGGRDNDPDFFTRMKGQGPWAELLRVRFHRACRLHGLNLDRPRLDTSLFRPPRGPQGELF; encoded by the coding sequence ATGTCGAAGATCGCGTCCCGAGGAGCCACCCATAACGCGACGAGCCGACGCTTCGCCCTGCCGGAGCGCGAGATGGACGGCGACTGGCTCGACGCCCAGTCGCTGGTCGACGGCGCGCCGCCGCCGCTGCGAACCAGCGTGGCCGTCTTGACGCCACGAACGATCCTGACCCGCAACACCTCGCCCGACGTGCCGTTCAGCCAGTCGATCAACGCTTACGCCGGGTGTGAGCATGGCTGTATCTACTGCTTTGCCCGGCCGACCCATGCCTATCACGACCTGTCGCCGGGACTGGATTTCGAGAGCCGGTTATTTGCCAAGCCCGATGCCGCCGCCTTGCTTCGCGCCGAGTTGGCCAAGCCCGGCTATCGGGTCGCGCCAATCGCGCTGGGCACCAACACCGACCCCTATCAGCCGATTGAGGGTGAGTGGCGGATCACCCGCTCGATCTTGGAGGTACTTGCGGAGACGGATCATCCGGTGGCGATCACGACCAAATCGGACCGGGTAGTGCGCGATATCGATATCCTGGGGCAGATGGCGGCGAAGGGGTTGGCAACCGTCTGCGTCTCGGTCACCTCGCTCGACGCCAAGGTCGCGCGGACGATGGAACCGCGTGCGCCCACGCCCGAGCGGCGGCTGGCGGCCGTGGCGACGCTGGCGGCGGCGGGTATCCCCACCTATGTCTCGATCGCGCCCGTCATTCCCGCGATCACCGATCATGAGATCGAACATCTGGTCGCCCGCGCGGCGCAGGCGGGTGCCCGGCACGCCTTCTTCATCCCCATACGCCTGCCGCACGAGGTCGCCCCGCTGTTCCGCGCCTGGCTCGACACCCACTATCCCGAGCGGGCGGGCAAGGTGATGGCGATCATCCGGTCCTTGCGGGGCGGGCGGGACAATGATCCCGATTTCTTCACCCGCATGAAGGGGCAAGGGCCATGGGCGGAGTTGCTTCGGGTCCGCTTTCACCGCGCCTGTCGGCTGCATGGGCTGAACTTGGATCGGCCCCGGCTCGATACAAGCCTGTTCCGTCCGCCCAGAGGCCCGCAGGGTGAGCTATTCTGA